The Primulina huaijiensis isolate GDHJ02 chromosome 17, ASM1229523v2, whole genome shotgun sequence genome window below encodes:
- the LOC140962619 gene encoding uncharacterized protein, which translates to MCNRRPNGGRSICDLGANVNIMPSFLYEKLGLSKMKPTELILQLTDKSIKVPLGLKEDVEVQVDKLRLPADFVVLDMENCQNVPVILGRPFLATVGAIIDVKKGMLSMEVEGQRVVIKTSKTSHDPL; encoded by the coding sequence ATGTGCAATAGAAGGCCAAATGGTGGGAGAAGTATTTGTGATTTAGGTGCAAACGTGAACATAATGCCAAGTTTTCTTTACGAGAAACTTGGACTGAGCAAAATGAAGCCCACAGAACTGATCTTACAGTTGACAGATAAATCTATCAAGGTACCTTTGGGATTGAAGGAAGATGTTGAAGTACAGGTCGATAAACTGAGGCTTCCAGCAGATTTCGTTGTGCTTGACATGGAGAACTGTCAGAATGTTCCTGTCATTCTAGGACGACCATTCTTGGCTACTGTTGGAGCCATCATAGATGTTAAGAAAGGAATGTTGTCCATGGAGGTTGAAGGTCAGAGGGTGGTAATCAAGACGTCAAAGACATCACATGATCCACTTTGA